In Pseudomonadales bacterium, a single window of DNA contains:
- a CDS encoding cysteine synthase A — MGYRSGLADLIGNTPLVRLRRASELTGCEILGKAEFMNPGGSVKDRTALGIVRDAEERGLLRPGGRIVEGTAGNTGIGLSLLANALGYRTTIVIPETQSPEKIDMLMLCGADLKLVPAVTASDPNHYVKVSGRLAEELAARETNGVLWANQFDNTANRDVHRDTTGREIWEQTGGGVDGFICSVGTGGTLAGVADYLRARKPQVRIGLADPGGAALCNYYTHGELRATGESITEGIGQTRITGNLDGFTPDFACQVPDEEALPYVFDLLAHEGLCLGGSSAINIAGAVRLARELGPGHTVVTILCDYGTRYQSKLFNPAFLRRRRLPVPAWLD; from the coding sequence GCGTCGTGCCTCGGAACTCACCGGTTGCGAGATCCTTGGCAAGGCGGAGTTCATGAACCCCGGCGGTTCGGTGAAGGACCGCACCGCACTCGGCATCGTGCGCGACGCCGAGGAGCGCGGGTTGCTGCGCCCGGGCGGGCGCATCGTCGAGGGCACCGCAGGCAATACCGGAATCGGCCTCAGCCTGCTCGCCAATGCGCTGGGCTACCGCACCACGATCGTGATCCCGGAGACCCAGAGTCCCGAGAAGATCGACATGCTGATGCTGTGCGGCGCCGACTTGAAGCTGGTGCCCGCGGTAACGGCATCCGACCCGAATCACTATGTGAAGGTTTCGGGACGGCTGGCCGAAGAGCTGGCAGCGCGTGAAACGAATGGCGTGCTGTGGGCGAACCAGTTCGACAACACGGCCAATCGCGACGTGCATCGCGACACCACCGGGCGCGAGATCTGGGAGCAGACCGGTGGCGGCGTCGATGGCTTCATCTGCTCGGTGGGTACCGGCGGCACGCTGGCCGGGGTTGCGGACTATCTGCGCGCACGCAAACCGCAGGTGCGCATCGGGCTTGCCGACCCGGGAGGAGCGGCGCTGTGCAACTACTACACGCACGGCGAGTTGCGTGCGACCGGCGAGTCGATCACCGAAGGCATCGGGCAGACACGGATCACCGGCAACCTCGACGGGTTCACGCCGGATTTTGCGTGTCAGGTTCCGGATGAGGAGGCGCTGCCGTACGTCTTCGATCTGCTGGCACACGAGGGCTTGTGCCTGGGCGGTTCATCGGCGATCAATATCGCCGGTGCGGTGCGCCTTGCGCGCGAGCTCGGCCCCGGACACACCGTGGTCACGATCCTCTGCGATTACGGCACGCGCTATCAGAGCAAGCTGTTCAATCCCGCATTCCTGCGCCGGCGTCGGCTGCCGGTACCGGCGTGGCTCGATTGA